A part of Gossypium hirsutum isolate 1008001.06 chromosome A07, Gossypium_hirsutum_v2.1, whole genome shotgun sequence genomic DNA contains:
- the LOC121203745 gene encoding probable receptor-like protein kinase At5g59700 codes for MNDLSNTYISTAVKGSIGYLDPEYYRLQKITEKSDVYSFGVVLCEVLCARAPIDRAAEDHMQISLAEWAQHCYNNGTLDQVIDTRLQGKIKLASLLKFGEVAISCLASEGIKRPTMSEVVYGLELALKLQGSEMNGNDENHANDSSTIDYHVLFTSGESMNVGR; via the coding sequence ATGAATGACTTATCCAATACTTATATTAGCACCGCCGTCAAGGGCAGCATCGGGTACTTGGATCCTGAATACTACCGTCTTCAGAAAATAACTGAGAAATCCGATGTCTACTCTTTCGGTGTGGTGTTGTGTGAAGTACTATGTGCAAGAGCGCCAATAGATCGAGCTGCCGAGGATCATATGCAAATAAGTTTAGCGGAGTGGGCACAACATTGCTACAACAACGGAACTCTGGATCAGGTAATTGATACTCGTCTACAAGGTAAGATCAAGCTTGCAAGTCTGTTAAAATTTGGTGAAGTGGCTATAAGTTGTTTGGCTTCAGAAGGGATTAAAAGGCCAACAATGAGCGAAGTGGTGTATGGACTTGAGCTTGCATTGAAGCTGCAGGGAAGTGAAATGAATGGAAACGATGAGAATCATGCAAATGACTCATCCACCATTGATTATCATGTGTTGTTTACTAGCGGTGAATCAATGAATGTTGGCCGCTAG
- the LOC121203744 gene encoding receptor-like protein kinase FERONIA, protein MNDVTNTHISTAVKGSFGYLDPQYYRLQKLTEKSDVYSFGVVLFEVLCARAPIDRTAEDHMQISLAEWAQHCYNNGSFDQIIDPFLQGKIKLPSLLKFREVAISCLSSEGMKRPTMSEVVYGLELALKLQGIEINGNDENHANDSSSIDYHVLFTSGSGSMRVGR, encoded by the coding sequence ATGAATGACGTAACCAACACTCATATTAGCACTGCTGTCAAAGGCAGTTTCGGGTACTTGGATCCTCAATACTATCGTCTTCAGAAACTAACCGAGAAATCTGATGTGTACTCTTTTGGTGTGGTGTTGTTTGAGGTGCTATGTGCAAGAGCACCAATAGATCGAACTGCTGAGGATCATATGCAAATAAGTTTAGCAGAGTGGGCACAACATTGCTACAACAATGGAAGCTTTGATCAGATAATTGATCCCTTTTTACAAGGTAAGATCAAGCTTCCAAGTCTGTTAAAATTTCGAGAAGTAGCTATAAGTTGTTTATCTTCGGAAGGGATGAAGAGGCCCACAATGAGTGAAGTGGTGTATGGACTTGAACTTGCATTGAAGCTGCAGGGAATTGAAATAAATGGAAACGATGAGAATCATGCAAATGACTCATCTTCCATAGATTATCATGTATTGTTTACTAGTGGTAGTGGATCAATGAGAGTTGGTCGCTAG
- the LOC107956390 gene encoding receptor-like protein kinase FERONIA encodes MKTNNETLSLQRLLITLLNLRVLIAVTVGEVVPSYIPIENITINCGSFSHSLASDGRLWSAENNSRFPVLHSRNNQSLFLSASTGYEPYITSRLSYSEFTYMIPLTAGPKFIRLHFHLHSYPGFNLSKAFFTVKAGRFTLLRNFSALLHAQGKETLVKEFCANVEDGETLNITFSPSSAISDAYAFVNGIEIVSMPTNLYYRPASDEGVPLLGHPTGRLYSWGNNTALEMMHRITVGGKQIPPAEDTGMYRAWSGDDDYLTVAGPSALLVNTSVNLSFSAVPSFSAPGSIYKVARTMGTNKTMNKNYNLTWEFPVDSDFNYFVRLHFCEFQIEVTKEGDRVFEIFIANNTAETQADVIAWSGGNGVPIYRDYAVAIRNKGNQKKQNLAIQLHPDPAWRTMYSDAILNGVEIFKLSRSGDLSGPNPDPTLVLHLGKKRTINVVVVVAAPVTGFVTISLLLFVIFRIRSNKFANNSCPSLPSDICRHFSLREIKTATNNFDKNLIIGRGGFGEVYKGFANAGSTPVAIKRLNPGSQQGVLEFRTEIEMLSKLRHQNLVSLIGYCQDNKEMILVYDYMAHGTLRDHLYNTSSPPLQWEQRLKMCIGAAHGLHYLHRGPNHTIIHRDVKTTNILVS; translated from the coding sequence ATGAAGACAAACAATGAAACACTTAGTTTGCAAAGATTACTTATCACACTTTTAAATCTTAGAGTCTTGATTGCAGTTACAGTAGGGGAAGTAGTCCCTTCTTATATCCCCATTGAAAACATCACCATTAATTGTGGCTCTTTCTCTCACTCCTTAGCTTCAGATGGCCGCCTTTGGAGTGCAGAAAACAATTCTAGATTCCCCGTCCTACATTCACGAAACAATCAATCTCTGTTTTTAAGTGCCTCTACTGGGTATGAACCCTACATCACAAGCCGCCTTTCCTACTCGGAGTTCACCTACATGATCCCCCTTACTGCTGGCCCGAAGTTCATTCGCTTGCACTTTCATCTACATTCATACCCAGGCTTTAATCTGTCTAAGGCTTTCTTCACTGTTAAAGCAGGTCGGTTTACACTTCTCAGAAACTTCAGTGCTTTACTTCATGCTCAAGGCAAGGAAACTCTGGTTAAAGAATTCTGCGCTAACGTTGAAGATGGAGAGACCCTAAATATAACATTCTCTCCGAGTTCGGCTATCTCAGATGCGTATGCTTTTGTAAACGGGATTGAAATTGTGTCTATGCCCACCAACCTATACTACAGACCTGCCAGTGATGAAGGTGTTCCCCTCCTTGGCCACCCTACGGGTAGGTTGTATAGCTGGGGAAACAACACTGCCCTTGAGATGATGCATCGGATCACTGTTGGTGGAAAACAAATCCCACCTGCAGAAGACACTGGCATGTATCGAGCCTGGTCAGGGGACGACGATTACTTGACAGTTGCGGGACCTAGTGCTCTTCTAGTTAACACGAGTGTTAATCTCAGCTTCAGCGCCGTGCCATCGTTCTCTGCTCCGGGATCCATCTATAAAGTTGCTAGAACAATGGGAACTAACAAGACTATGAATAAGAATTATAATCTCACTTGGGAGTTCCCTGTTGATTCTGACTTTAATTACTTTGTGAGATTGCATTTTTGTGAGTTCCAAATAGAGGTAACGAAAGAAGGTGACAGAGTTTTTGAGATCTTCATAGCCAACAACACAGCAGAAACTCAAGCAGACGTTATAGCCTGGAGTGGTGGAAATGGAGTTCCAATATATAGAGATTACGCAGTGGCAATAAGGAATAAAGGAaatcaaaagaaacaaaatcttGCAATTCAGCTACATCCTGACCCGGCATGGAGAACTATGTATTCAGATGCAATCCTGAATGGAgttgaaattttcaaattgagcAGGAGCGGTGATCTTAGCGGACCTAACCCCGATCCAACGCTCGTTTTGCACTTAGGAAAGAAGAGGACGATAAATGTTGTTGTCGTTGTTGCTGCTCCAGTTACCGGCTTTGTTACTATCTCTCTTTTACTTTTCGTGATTTTCCGAATACGTTCCAATAAATTTGCCAACAACAGCTGCCCTTCTCTACCATCTGATATTTGTCGCCACTTCTCACTGAGGGAGATCAAAACTGCTACTAACAACTTCGATAAGAATCTCATCATTGGAAGAGGCGGATTCGGTGAAGTCTACAAAGGATTCGCTAATGCTGGCTCCACCCCTGTTGCAATCAAACGCTTGAATCCAGGTTCACAACAAGGGGTGCTTGAGTTTAGGACTGAAATTGAGATGCTTTCGAAACTTAGGCACCaaaatttagtttctttaatcGGATATTGCCAAGATAATAAGGAAATGATCCTTGTATATGACTACATGGCTCATGGGACCTTGAGAGATCACCTCTACAACACTAGTAGTCCCCCTTTACAATGGGAGCAGAGGCTCAAGATGTGTATTGGTGCTGCACATGGGCTGCATTATCTCCACCGAGGTCCCAACCACACCATCATCCACCGAGATGTGAAGACAACAAATATTTTGGTAAGTTAG